One window of Nymphaea colorata isolate Beijing-Zhang1983 chromosome 1, ASM883128v2, whole genome shotgun sequence genomic DNA carries:
- the LOC116265424 gene encoding 10 kDa chaperonin, mitochondrial-like yields MAKRLIPNLNRVLVEKILPPSKTNAGILLPEKTTRLNSGRVVAVGPGARDRDGNVIPVSVKDGDTVLLPEYGGTEVKLGDKEYHLFRDEDILGTLHD; encoded by the exons ATGGCGAAGCGTCTCATTCCAAACCTGAACAGGGTTCTGGTGGAAAAGATTCTGCCTCCCTCCAAAACCAACGCCGGCATTCTGCTCCCAGAGAAGACCACCAGA TTGAACTCGGGGAGAGTGGTCGCTGTTGGTCCAGGTGCTCGTGATAGAGACGGCAATGTTATTCCTGTTTCTGTGAAGGACGGGGACACTGTGTTGTTGCCTGAATACGGGGGGACTGAAGTAAAGCTCGGCGATAAAGA GTATCATCTATTTAGGGATGAAGACATCTTGGGGACTCTGCATGATTGA